The genomic stretch GTGCGGAAATTCCATTGCCGCCGAGCGGCTTCGTGTGTGGGATCTATGCCCGCAACGACATTGAGCGCGCCGTGTTCAAGGCGCCGGCGAACGAGGTCGTGCGGGGCGCTCTCCGCTTCGAGAGCATGCTGAACAAGGCGCAGCAGGAGGTGCTCAATCCCGAGGGGATCAACTGCTTCCGGTTCTTCGAGGGGCGCGGCCACCGTCTCTGGGGCGCCCGCACCATCAGCTCCGATTCCGAGTGGAAGTACGTCAACGTGCGACGCTACTTCGCATATCTGGAGCGGTCGATTGATCGCGGCACCCAGTGGGCCGTGTTCGAACCGAACGGCGAGGCGCTTTGGGGAAACATTCGCCGCACAATCGAGGACTTCCTGCTCAACGAGTGGCAGAATGGCGCCTTGCTCGGCGACAAGCCCGAGAAGGCGTTCTTCGTCAAGTGCGATCGCTCCACTATGAGTCAGAACGACCTCGACAACGGGCGGCTGGTGTGTCTGGTTGGCGTCTCGCCGTTGAAGCCGGCGGAGTTCGTCATCTTCAGGATCGGTCAGTGGACCGCCGACCGCAAGGCATAGCGGAGCAAGGAGAAGACCATGGCCGTTCAGCGCGAGCGTCCCTACGTCCAGTTCAACTTCCTGGTCGATCTCGGCGAGGGGTGGAACCCCGACCGGCCCGACGGCGGCTTCCAGGAGGTCAGCGGCATTGGGATGGAAGTGACCGTCGCCGAGTACCGCAACGGCAACGCCAAGGAGAACAGCGTGATGAAGGTCACCGGGCTCAACAAGAGTACGGACGTCACGCTCAAGCGCGGCGTGATCGGCTCGCTGAATCTGTACAAGTGGCTTGATCAGATTCGCAACGGTGATCAGAACGCGCATCGCACGGTAACCGTACAGCTGCAGAACGAAGATCACACGGCGGTGGTGCAGACGTGGAAGTTGCTGCGCGCCCGCATCACCAAGCACACGAGTGGTCCGATGAATGCCAAAGGCACCGACGTGGCCATGGAGGAGTTGGTGCTCGCCTACGAGCGACTGGAGATGGAGTGACATGCAAGCTGCCGCCAGACGGGAACTGCCTGGCATCCGCTTCGAGGGGCAGACCCGCGACCTCGACGAGGTCCTCCCACGCATGGACGTGGCGGTGTTTGTTGGCTTCGCGGAGACCGGACCCCTGCACCTGCCGGTGGCAGTGGAGGACGCACAGCAGTTTCAGAGCATCTTCGGCGGAAACGTGCGGCTGGCCTGGGATCGATTGCGGGGGCGCTGGACGTACGCCCATTTGGCGCCCGCTGTGAACTGCTTCTTCGCCAACGGCGGCGACCGCTGCTGGGTGGTTCGCGTCGCCGGCGAAGCAAGCTATAACCGACATCCCCTGCCGGGTTTGTTCCGTGTGGCCGAGGGGGCGTCCGGCATCGTAGAAGGGATCCGCGCGTACGCGCGGTCCCGGTGCAAGGGAAGCTGGTCCGACCGATTGCGCGTCAGCGCTCGCATCCGCACACAGCCGGCGTTCGTGAAGGAAGTGAACAAGCTCGACCCGTGTCAACTGGTGCTTGCCGTGGCCACCAGCCAGCGGCTGGGCGTGGGGGACATGCTGCGCATCGTCGCCCGGGACCGGGAGACCGCCTACCTTCCCCTGCTGACAACTCAAACCCATCCACGGGACCCGCTCATGGTCGTGACCGCAGACCGGGCCATCCTCGCCTACGGCGAGCCGGCCAGGCCGGGGGAGTGTCCGCAGCTGCGCGTGCTCGGTGGACAGGATGTCAGCCATTCTGTCGTTGAAGGCGCCCCCGCGGAAGTCCTTTCCTTGGATCTGCGGGTCACTTGGCCTGATGGCCTCACCGAAACCTTGTGCGGCTTGGGTTTGGCCGCCGGTCACGAACGCTTCTGGGGCGACCTTCCGACGGATTGTGAAGTGTACCAGCGCACCGCAGGCGGAACGGGCAGGGTGGTCTTCAGCGAAGGCCTTCCCGAAGGGAGGCGCTTCTCGCTCGCGGGCAATGACGTGGACCGGCGCGATGTCTTCATTCCCTGGGGATTGGCCGGCGACTTCACGGAGGGCACTCTGGCGGAGACAGGGCCGGCGTCGCGGCTCGAGCGCGACGGGCTTGCCGATTTCTCGGAGGCCCTCTTTCTCGACCGCGACTTGCGAGCCACCTCGGGGTGGGAGTTGATCGAGCACGCGGACTTTCTGCGCTATCGCTCGGTCGAGCCCCGGAGATTGACGGGCATCCACGCAGCCCTAGGGTGGAACGACTCGCCGGTCATCGACGAAGCGACGTTGATAGCTGTTCCCGATGCGGTGCACCGGCGCTGGGTGCGCCCGGCAGCGAAGAGCTCCAGCTGGTGCGTGCTGGAACTGCCCGCGAGGTCCGCGCAGGGAAAGCTGTTTCGCAATTGCGAGGCATGTGCGGTCCCCGCGGTGACCTGGGTCGATCCCGAGTTCCCCAATAATTCATCCTGGTTTCGTCTGAACTGGAAAGTGTCGAATCCACAGGGTGATCAGGAACCCACTTTCCGACTTGAGGAGTCGGCCACAGGCGACTTCTCCGTCCCCGATTCAATCCTCAGCATATCAGAGTGTTCTGTCGGCATCTTCGACAGGTCCCGCGGCGAGTACTACTACCGGGTTCGTGCTGAGCTGGATACAAGGCCCGGAGAGTGGTCGAAGACGCTTCGCGTCCAACTGCCGGAAGTGCGGGAGTACGAAGTCTCCGAAGGCGGCGAGGAGGAGCAGACTCTTCTCTCCGTGCACCAAGCCCTCCTGCGGATGTGTGAGGCTCAGGCCGGTCTGTTCGCGGTTCTCTCCCTGCCAGACACCTACCGGGCCGCGGCGGCGGTTCTCTATGCGCGAAGACTTGCCGAACAAGTGCTCAGTCCCGGTCGTGCGACGGCAGAGGCGGCACTCGAAGGGGCCGGGGCAAGAGTGCTCAGCTACGGGGCCATCTACCATCCCTGGCCGTCCGTTGCTCTCCCGGCCGGAGGCTGCCAGGACATTCCCCCCGACGGAGTTGCCCTCGGGCTGCTCGCTCGGCGGGCCCTGGAGCGTGGAGCGTGGGTGCCTCCGGCCAATGAGATCCTGCCGGGTATCGCAGCGCTGTCGTCGGCGCTGGCACCTGATCAACTGTTGATCCTACAGGATGCAAGGGTCAACGTGCTGCGGCGCGAACCGAAGGGCCTTACGATCCTGAGCGCCGACACATTGAGCCCTGACCGCGAACTGGGGTCGATCCACGTGCGCCGGCTGCTGACCCTACTGCGGCGTCTCGCGTTGCGGGCGGGAAACGAAGCGGTGTTCGAGGCAAACGGGCAAGCGTTGCGCAGCCTCGTCGAGCACCGCTTCGAGAACGTGCTGGCGCAGCTCTTTCGCAGGGGCGCGTTTGCTGGCGCGAGACAGGAGGACTCCTTTCAGGTGAACACGAATGCCGAGGACGCCCTCTCCGAGGGCAGCGCGGGCGAAGGACGCCTCGTCGTGGAGCTGAGGGTGCGCCCAGCCCAGGCCCTCCGGATGCTGACCATTCGGCTGATCCAGTCCGGCTCAACGGTGAGCGTGAGCGAGGTGTCTTAGTCATGCCCGCGAGCGACAAGCGCGCCTACCCCTTCACTGCGTTCAACTTCGAGATTCGCATCCACAAAGAAGGGGAAACGGCGCCGCTCTGCAACGGGGCCTTTGCCGAGTGCGACGGGCTGGAGGTCACCATGGAGGTGAAGAGCATCCGGCAGGGAGGCGACAACGCCCGTCAGATCCGCCTTGCCGGCCCAGCGGCACTCGGCCAGCTTACGCTCAAGCGGGGGATGACCGAAGGCTTCGACCTCTGGACGTGGTTCGCGCAGACGCTGGATGATCCGGGACTGCGGGCCGATGCGGAGGTCGTACTTCTGGCGGCCGACGGTTCGAGCGAGAAGGCGCGCTTTCTGCTCTCGCGCTGCGTGCCGATCAAGCTCAAGGCGCCGCCCCTCAATGCGCGGGAGGGCGCCGTTGCCATCGAGGAGCTGCAGATTGCCTACGAGACGCTATCCGTCAAGGGGGTTCCCAGCAAGCCGGCCGGAGGAGCGCCATGAGCCAATTCGCCGTTGCCAAATTCAGCGAGCTGGGATCCGACTTCAAGACCCCTAAGAAGAACGGCAAGACCGCAATCGTGCAGTTCAACCCTGAAACACTCAGGGTGAGCTACGCCAACCAGATCCAGAGTCCTTCCTCAGGTGCCGGCAGCCAGAGCGACGGATCAGCGAGCCGGCAGTACGTGGGCGCGGGTACGACCAAACTCTCGCTCCAGCTCTGGTTCGACGTCAACGCGCCGATGCCCGGCACCGAGGCGCCGGTGAACGACGTACGTCGTCTCACCCAACGGGTCACCGACTTGATGAACCCAGAGCCCTCGGGCAAGGACAAGGACAAGTACGTGCCCCCGGCAGTGCGCTTTCAGTGGGGCTCGTTCACCTTCGACGGAATCATTGAATCTTTGGAGGAGTCGCTCGAGTTCTTCTCCGGCGACGGAGTTCCCCTGCGCGCCAGCGTCTCCCTGTCCATGTCCCAGCAGAAGATCCTGTACATCGAATACAAGGGACCGGGGCTGGGCAAGCCGCGGGCTGCTCCCGGCACCCAGCCCCTGGTTCAGGCCGTCCGTGGCAGCACTGTCCAGGGCATGGCCGAGGCAGCGGGTCAAGGTGACAACTGGCAGGCAATCGCCGCCGCCAACGGGATAGAGAATCCCCGGCAACCTGCGCCAGGCCAATTGCTGAGCCTGGCGGGTTCACCCATGACCTCCGGAGGTGTTCTGCGATGAGCGTCGTAATCAACGAGTTCGAAGTCGTAGCCGAGTCACCCCCGGCGCCCGGCGCGCCCGAGGTCGAGCGTCCGCCGACGATGGCGCTTTCCCTGTTCGTACTGCAAGGCATGGCGCGCCAGCTGGCCGAGCGAGCGCTTCGCATCTGGGCCGACTGATCGATGGCTGGAGAAGCAGCCGTCCTGCTGCGCTCTGCGCGTCCGGCGCTCCTCGTCGGCGGCCGCGAGAGTTCTGCTCTCGAGGGGGGGCTCATCGACCTGGCGATCCACGAATCCGTGGAAGGGCTGTACCGCTGCGAGGCGCTCTTCAACAACTGGGGGGCGACCGCGGGTGGTACCGGTTATCTCTACTTCGACCGCCGCATCCTTGAATTCGGCAAACGCTTCGAAGTGCGGCTCGCGGGCGACACACTGTTCGACGGACGCATCATGGCGTTGCAGGCGGAGTTCCCGGAAGGCGCACCGCCACGGGTTCGCGTCCTGGCGGAGGACCGCCTGCAGGACCTGCGCATGACGCGAAGGACGCGCAGCTTTGCCGACGCCAGCGACGCAGACGTCGTCAGCCAGATCGCGCGCGATCATGGCCTCACTCCGCGGACCGACATCAGTGGCCCCGTCCACAAGGTGCTCGCCCAGGTCAACCAGAGCGACCTGGCGTTCATTCGCGAGCGGGCTCGCGCCGTCGGTGCCGAGGTCTGGGTAGACGACACGACGCTGGGCGTTGCGCCGCGAGCGCAGCGCCGCCGGTCGGGGCTGCGGCTCGTCCACGGCGCAAAGCTGAGGGAGTTCGCGGTTGTGGCGGATCTGGCTGGGCAATGCACTGAGCTGGCCTACGGCGGCTGGGATGTGGCCGCCAAGGCCGCTGTGAAGGGCGCAGCCGATGCCACGATCCTCAGGGGGGAACTGGGGACCGATGAGAGCGGCGCAGCGGTCCTGCGCGCCGCCGTCGGCGACCGGGCGCAGACAATCGCCCACGGCGTTCCCCACAACGCGGTGGAGGCCCGCGCCCGCGCCGAGTCGCACTTTCGAGCGCTGGCGCGTCGCTTTGTCGTCGGTCGCGGCGTCGCCGAGCCGGATGCCCGGCTGCGCGTCGGCGCCTCGGTTGAGCTGCAGGGACTCGGGCCCCTGTTCAACGGGACTTACTACGTGAGCGAGACGCACACGCTGTTCGATGGCGCCAACGGGCTGCGCACGGCGTTCGCCGGAGAGCGTCCCGGGCTGGGCCGGCCGTGAGAGGAGACGGCGAACGGTGATGTTCGAAGGCCTCGTCTTGGAGCAAGCGCTGGCGCCGCGGGGGCCGACAGGCCTCGGTGGCCGATGGTATGGAGTGTTTCCGGCCCTGGTCATAGACACGAAGGATCCGGACGGCCAAGGGCGTGTGAAGATCACGCTGCCCTGGGCGCCTGACAGCAGTGGAGGTCGATACGAGGCGTGGGCGCGGCTTGCAACCTTGATGGGCGGCTCAAACCGCGGGAGCTGGTTCGTGCCTGACACGAACGATGAGGTGCTCGTTGCGTTCGAGGGAGGAGATCCGCGCCGGCCCTTCGTGGTTGGCGGTCTCTGGAACGGCAGCGACCAGCCGCCGGAGCGCATGGATGGAGGAGGCAACAACTACAAGAAGGTGCTGCGGTCGCGCAACGGCGTGAAGGTCACCTTGGATGACCAGGATGGCCAGGAGAAGCTGCTCCTGGAGACGCCGGGCGGCCAGAAGGTGACGCTCAAGGACGGACCCGGAGTGGTGGAGATCATCGATAGCAACGGCAACTCGGTGAAACTGGAAGTCTCGGGCATTACCGTGAGCGCCTCTGGCAAGGTCACCGTCAACGCCAGTCAAGTTGCGGTCTCTGCAGGGATCGTCACGGTGGATGCGGGGATGGCGAGGTTCAGCGGCGTGGTGCAGGCGGACACCGTCATCACCAACTCCGTAATCAGCGCCTCCTATACCCCCGGTGCGGGAAACATCTGGTGAGGCCATGAGCCATACCCTGCGATGGATCGTGCCCTCTCCGCTGTGGGAGGGGATTTCCCCGGAAGCGCAGACGGAGTCCGGCGCTTTCGGGCGTCCGGCAATCCTGCGCTTCACTGATGATTCCTTCATGGAACAACTTCTCGCTCTTCTGGAGCGGAATCCGGCGGACCTCGCTTCACTCCAGGCCCGTCACGAAACGTGGCGCGGTCACGCGCCGGGTGCAGAGCGCCCCGGTGAACCGCAACCGACCCTGGTCACGAAGCTGAGTCGCATTGGCCTGGCGCGGAAGGCGCGAAAGGCGCGTGAAGCCCTGCGGGCGCGGCCTGCGGTCGTGGGCAAGCCCGCCGCCACGCATGTGCCCTACCAGCTCAAGCTCTATCAGCCGGCGAGCCAACGCTACTACCTCGTGGCAGCCCATCTCTCCTGCGCGACCGCGGGATTGCCCGACCGGCGGGTAGATGCGGGCCGGCAAGAACGCGTGGGCTTCGTCGTGCGACGGCTGCTCCCACGCAATGCGGCCTCTCTCGAGCCGGATGAACCTATGCCAACTCTGGATCCCAAAGACCTCGGCGATTGGGAGGAATACAGTCTTGCCGTCGGGCAGCGCGGCGAATGGCGTCCGACTTCCGGCCCTGTCCAGGTCCGGCAGGCGGGCGAGGAACTGCTCCCAATGTTCCCGCTCGTCTATCAGGAGACCGACGGCCAACCCCGCCGGCTCTTCGCAGGCCTGATCCCGGTTAGTCGACGCGAGGTCTACATGGGGGCATCGATCCGGACGGCAGAGGGCGCAGCCGGGGCGCCCGCTCAGGAAGACCATCGCTGGCTTCTGTTCCAGACGCGGGTGACCGAGCCCTGGAAGAGGCTTGTCGAGCGCGCCGCTGCCGCCAAAGCCATGCATGAGGCCTCGGAAGCAGAGAACGGGGAGATGCCCCGCTTAGTTCTCGAATCGTCTATCCGGGCCGTGCGGGAGCACGTACAGACTGTTTCGTGGTATATCGTCGCGGACCTTCTGGAATTGCTGCACGAGCACTTGCCCGAGGTGGCGCGGGCTGTGTTGGGGCAGGTGTCGCCCGCGTTGAAGCCATTCGGCGCGGACCTTGCCGCCGCCATCGATCGGATACGGCTTGACCCCTCTCTCAAGTCGCAGCTTCAGCAGCGGGCAAAGACTGCGGAAGGTGAGAGCCCAAAGGTCGCGGAGTCACTGGCCGAAGCGCTGCGCGCTATGGCCGGCTTGGTCCCTTCCCTGGAGGCGCGTTCGGCGGAGTCCTTGCGGGCAGACCTGGAGCGCGTTGACGTCGCGTACACGCACGAGAGTCCCGATCCCGGGTGGCCGGCATTCCTCTTTCCGCTGGCGGACTGCGAGAAGGTGGGGCCGATGCCGCCGCAACCCACTGGCGGCGGCGAAGACGACGTGGAAGCTCTGTTTGGTCATTTCCTGGAAGTGATCAAGTCGGCGCTCGCCGAGACGAAGGTGCAGTCCTCGCCGGCTGCGCCGATCGCTGCCAGCGCGGGAATCGACATGCGTGAGGGATGGTTCGTGCTGCGCTGCGTGTTCGAGCGCCCCGAGTGCGCGCCCCGACACACCGCGGTGGTGAGCGCCCCCACGGTGCCCTTCCAAATGGCGGGCTTTTTCGACCCCGACGCTCCCGCGCGCCCCATCCGCATCGGCCTTCCTGTCGACACGACGCCGGCGGGCCTGCGGAAGTTCGACAAGAACACAGCGTTCATGGTGTCGGACGTTCTGTGCCGCCAACTCAAGCGCTTCAAGGGCATCACGCTTGGCGACTTGGTGCGTTCAGTTCTTCCCTGGCCGCTGCACAAGGATCTTCCCGCGGATGGAAACGCCCCCTGCTCGAAGGAGGGTCCGAATCCTGGCATGATGTGCTCACTCTCGATCCCGATCATCACCATCTGCGCGCTGGTTCTCCTGATGATCATCGTCAGCGTGCTCGACTTCGTCTTTCGTTGGTTGCCCTTCTTCTCCGTGTGCTTTCCCCTGCGCGGCTTCGGGGCCAAGAAGGAATCGTGAGTATGCCTCTGGTGGATCCCGGGAAGGTCTTTGGACGAGGCATAAGTTTTCCGCCACGCGTGGGCGCGGACGGCAGGCTCGTCTGGTCGGAGGGTGAGGCGAATGTGCGCGAGAGCATCCGGATCATCCTCCTTACGGAGCCTCAGGAGCGCCTTCGTGTGTCATCCACCTTCGGCAGCGGCCTGCGGCGGTTTCTGTTCGAGCCCAACAACGCAGCCACCCGTACGCGCATCGCCCGGACCATCGAACAGGCAATCGCTGCGTGGGAGTCCCGTGTGCGCGTCGATTCCGTGACCGTCGAGGCGGACCCGGAGGACGCCGAGTCGGCCATCGCCACCATCACGTACCGGCTGGTTGCGACGCAAGTGCAGGAACGCGTCAGCCTGTCGGTCAAGCTTGCCGGGTGACAACCATGCCCATTCTGCCGCCCCCAATTGACGACAGACGCTACCGGGACATCCTGGAAGAGGCCCTGGCTCGCATTCCGGTGCACACGCCGGAGTGGACCAATTTCTGCCCCAGCGATCCGGGCGTCACCTTGATCGAGATCTTTGCGTTCCTCACCGAGAGCCTTCTCTACCGCGCAAACCAGATTCCCGATCGCAACCGCGTCAAGTTCCTGCAACTGCTTGGCGTGCCGTTGAACCCCGCTGCGTCCTCGCGCGGGATCCTCGGCATAACGAACGAAGTCGAGCCTCCGCAAGCTATAACTCTCAACGCAGGGATTGAGGCGAGTGCGGGCGAGATCCCCTTCCGAACGGAGCGGGGTCTCGACGTCCTGCCCGTGGAGGCCTGCGTCTACTACAAGCGGCCGGTGAGCGATCCTACTGGGGAACTTCGCAAGCACTACGACTTGCTTTATGCCTCCCTCAAGCAGGAGGGGGGCAGCGCAGCCGGCGATCTGGTGCTCTATGAGACCGTGGCCTACGAAGGGCGGGACGATCGTGGCATCAGTCCTGGGGAGGACACGGTAGACGGCTGCCTCTGGCTCGCGCTGCTCACTCCTTCCAGGATGACCCGGAAGGACCCGGCGTCCAGGCTGCGCGAGGAAGTCCGTGGGAAGATCGCCGGCAGAACCCTGTGTGTGGGGGTGGTCCCGGCGCTGGTCGATGCGGACCGTCGCCTCGAGCCTTCGGGCCGCGCGGCCCAGGAGCAGCCGTCGCTGCAGTTCCAGATCCCGCTGGTCCCTCGGGTAGGGGAGCCCTCCAGAGCAGGTCAACCGCGCTTGGCCGACTATCGCACGCTCGCGCACCGGGCGAGCGTCGACGTCCTCCAGGAACCCGGAATCGTGGAACTCGCCTTGCCTGGTGCGGATGACCTGGCCCTCTGGGAGGACCTCGATCCCCTGGAGTCCGGCAGCTGGAACTACCCTCCTGCCCTGGCGGACGGTGGTCTCGAGGGGCGCATCGTCACCTGGATTCGCGTCTCCTCCCTCAATGCGAAGAGTCGTGTGCTGTGGGTGGGGATCAACGCGGTCATGGCAACGCAACGAGACCAGATCACCAATGAGATGCTGGCCGATGGGACGGGCGAGCCGGACCAAGTGCGCCGCCTGGCCCATCCACCGGTCCTCCTCGATTCGGTCCGCATCTTCGTCTGCAGTCCTGGCGGCACCTGGGAGCCCTGGCGCCGCATCGACGATTTGCACGCTGCCCCCGGGGAAGTTGCAGCCAGGACCTCGCGCCTGACGACGGTCGTCACGGTCGACTCGTCCCGAGAGAGCGGCGTTCGGCCTTCCCTCTCGGCTTTGCCTGCCAAGGAACGTGCCGCCGATGTCTTCTGGGTGGACGCGGAGTCTGGTGAGATCCGGTTCGGCGACGGATTCCGGGGCCGTCGACCGCCGCCGGATGCCAAGATCAAGGCCACCTACGATCATAGCCGCGGGGCAGCCGGCAACGTAGGGCCGGGGACAATCAACATGGCTCCTTCCCTGCGCGAGGGACTCAAGCTCAGGAATCCCGTGCGCACCTGGGGCGGCTCCGCCGCCGAGCGCGTGGAGGAGGGCGAGAAGCAGGTTCCGCGCTTCCTGCAGCATCGGGACCGACTGGTCACCGTGGCGGACTTCGAGGCGATCGCCCTGCGCACGCCGGGAATCGATGTCGGGCGCGTCGAGGTGCTGCCCTCCTACAACCCAGACATCGCTCCTGACGCCGTCGGCAACGCTCCAGGCACGGTGACGCTGATGCTGATTCCCCGCTTTGATCCGGCGCATCCCAATGCCCCCGAGGCGGACCGCATGTTCCTCGACGCCGCATGCCGGTATCTTGATCCCCGGCGCGTGGTTACCACTGAGCTGATCCTCCGCGGACCCAAGTACCTGGACATCTGGGTCACCGTGGGCATCGAGGTCTTGGCGCTGGGGCGGAGCCCGGCCGAGGTGAACGAGGAAGTGAAGAGACGGTTGACGGAGTTTCTGTCGCCGCTGCGTGACATCGGTCTGGCGGACCCCGCCGAGACCCAACTCGTGCCCGAGTACGCCGACATGCGCAAGGGCTGGCCACTGCGCAAGGCAGTGTCCGCGCGCGAGCTGATGGCGGTCGCAAGCCGGGTACCCGGGGTGCGTCTCGTGAACGAGGTGCGTCTGGCCGACGCCACCGGGCAGGAGCAGCAGGAGGAGGTGAGCTTGGAGCGCCTGCAGCTTCCCCGGGTGGCAGGCATCGCCGTCGAATTGGGCGACGCACCAGCTCCGGCGGACCTGATCCGCAGCCAGACAGCGGTTGGACCCGCGGTTACCCCAGGTATCGGGAAGCGCATCGTGCCCGTGCCGGTGATTCCGAGGGAGTGCTGAACGCATGGACGCCAACGGCACTCGGTATCAGCTGCTGCTCGGGCGCGAGGACTGGGACGCGTGCTGTTGCGCTGCATTGGATACCGATCCTCGGGGCGCCTGGCTGCCGCCACGTCACGGGGATGCGCCACTGGAATGGAACGCGGACACATGCGAGGTGCTGCTGCGCGCCAAACCGTTTGTCCACACGCCGGCGCCCAGGGACGCGCGCCCCGATCTCGAGCGCGACCGGCGCGGTGCCGCCGTGGACATGTTCGGCAACTGGTACTGGGTTGATGAGACGCGCTCGCGTATCCGGGTGCGTTCCGCCGGCACCGAGCTCGTGTCGGATTTCTGGCCTGTCCCAGCCTCGACACCAACCTGCACGCCGGGTGGCTTCCGGGCGGCCGAGACCTCCCCGCCGCCGACCGGCGCGGAGTTCGGCGGGCTGGCGGTGACGTCGGATCATTTCCTGGTGGCAGGCACCCGGGCCCCAGCCGGCGTCCTGGTCTTTGACCTCTTCGCCGGCGGGCCGCCGGAACAGCTGACCTGGCCTGCCGGCGTGAACTTCGTCCCTTGGGATCTGGCAGCCGGGCCGGACGGCGGGCTGTGCATTCTCGACCGGGAGAACCAGCGCTACTGGTCCTTGGATCGCCGGTTCGAGGTGGTGTGTACGCCAGAGTCCCGGGTGGTGCAGGAGGAAGCCGACCAGACCTTCCAGCCGGTGGAAGGAGAGGCCCGCCGCAAGATCTTCCGTCGCACTTTCCCGATCGGCATCGACGTTGGCGGCGTCTCGACAGTCGGCGCCAATGCCCCGGCGGCCATCGAAGTGCTGGCGGATGGGACCGTCCTGATCCTGGACGGGCCGGCCAGCGGCTCCGCAGGCTTCTCGAAGATTCTGGTCTTTCGAGATGGCGCGTTCGTCAAGAACCTGGACCTCAAGAAGATGAGCGACCGTGTCGATCCGGCGGTTGCAACGAGCTTCTCATTGGTCGGCTACGACATGGCGTTCGTGGGCACGACAGCGCTGGCCGGCCACAGCGGCGTGCTGTACGTCGCGGATGCCGGCGGCAATCAGGGCTATGCATTTCGGCTTTCGATTGACGGGAAGGGCGACTGGCAACAGCAGGCATTGTCAGAATATCTGCCCATGCGCCGTTTCGGAGGGAAGGCGCTGGTGGTCTTCGGGGGGACGGTGTACTACGACTTCGCGGAGGCGTGGGTGCCTCTTGTGCAACAGTATCGCCCGCGTTACCAGCCTGAGGCCTGGCTCGACACCCGTCACTTGGACGGAGGAGAGCCGGACTGCGTCTGGCATCGACTCCTCCTCGATGCCTGCATTCCTTCGGGGAGCAGGGTCGAAATCTGGAGCCGCGCTGCGAACAGCCCCGAGCTGCTCGAGGCCGCTCCCTGGCTGAAGGAACCTCCGCTCTACCTGCGCGGCGACGGGTCCGAGCTGCCGTTTCTCCAACAGCCTTGGTCCACGTCGTCAGGCGCGAGGGGACGTGGCGACGGCACCTGGGAGCTCCTGCTGCAGAGAGCGCAAGGCCGCTATCTTCAGGTGCGGATCAGACTTGTCGGCCAGGAGCGGAGCACGCCTCGACTGCGGGCTCTGCGCGTCTATTACCCGCGCTTTTCCTACCTGAATGAGTATCTGCCCGCCGTCTATCGCGAAGACCAGCCGTCGGCGAAATTCCTGGACGGGTTCCTCGCCAACGTGGAGGGGATATGTACCAGTATCGAGGATCGCATCGCGGCCGCGCACGTCCTGTTCGACTGGCGCAGCGCGCCGGCGGAAGCCCTTGAGTGGCTGGGGAGCTGGCTGGGCGTCGCGCTTGACCCGGCTTGGAACGAAGAGCGCCGCCGGCTGTTCATCCGGCATGCCATGCTGTTCTTTCAATACCGAGGCACGGCTCACGGCCTGCGGCTGGCGCTGTCCCTCGCACTCGGTCCGCAGGTCGATGAGTCGCGCTTCGCAGTGCCCGAGCGGGTGGGCGAGGAGCGCTTCGGCGTCCGCATCATTGAGAAGTACCTGACCCGCAAGCTCCCCGACGTGCTGTTCGGCGACCCCGCGCAACTCGAGGCCCCGGCGGGCGCCGACGAACTCCGACCATGGAGGCCGGCGGATGGACGTGACGCGCTTCGGCGTCGCTATGCCCGCCTCCTCGGTCTGCCCACGAACGCGCCCCTGCCAGAGTTTCCTTTGGTGCCGCCGGTGGATCGACAGGCAGCGGGACTCTGGTCTCTGTTCTGCGAGCAAGTCCTTGGCTTCACACCCTGGGCCGCCGGCTTGGAGCGCGAAGCCTGGCAACGCTTCCTGGAAGCCCGCTATGAGA from bacterium encodes the following:
- a CDS encoding phage tail protein, whose translation is MAVQRERPYVQFNFLVDLGEGWNPDRPDGGFQEVSGIGMEVTVAEYRNGNAKENSVMKVTGLNKSTDVTLKRGVIGSLNLYKWLDQIRNGDQNAHRTVTVQLQNEDHTAVVQTWKLLRARITKHTSGPMNAKGTDVAMEELVLAYERLEME
- a CDS encoding phage tail protein codes for the protein MPASDKRAYPFTAFNFEIRIHKEGETAPLCNGAFAECDGLEVTMEVKSIRQGGDNARQIRLAGPAALGQLTLKRGMTEGFDLWTWFAQTLDDPGLRADAEVVLLAADGSSEKARFLLSRCVPIKLKAPPLNAREGAVAIEELQIAYETLSVKGVPSKPAGGAP
- a CDS encoding peptidoglycan-binding protein yields the protein MSQFAVAKFSELGSDFKTPKKNGKTAIVQFNPETLRVSYANQIQSPSSGAGSQSDGSASRQYVGAGTTKLSLQLWFDVNAPMPGTEAPVNDVRRLTQRVTDLMNPEPSGKDKDKYVPPAVRFQWGSFTFDGIIESLEESLEFFSGDGVPLRASVSLSMSQQKILYIEYKGPGLGKPRAAPGTQPLVQAVRGSTVQGMAEAAGQGDNWQAIAAANGIENPRQPAPGQLLSLAGSPMTSGGVLR
- a CDS encoding contractile injection system protein, VgrG/Pvc8 family, with translation MAGEAAVLLRSARPALLVGGRESSALEGGLIDLAIHESVEGLYRCEALFNNWGATAGGTGYLYFDRRILEFGKRFEVRLAGDTLFDGRIMALQAEFPEGAPPRVRVLAEDRLQDLRMTRRTRSFADASDADVVSQIARDHGLTPRTDISGPVHKVLAQVNQSDLAFIRERARAVGAEVWVDDTTLGVAPRAQRRRSGLRLVHGAKLREFAVVADLAGQCTELAYGGWDVAAKAAVKGAADATILRGELGTDESGAAVLRAAVGDRAQTIAHGVPHNAVEARARAESHFRALARRFVVGRGVAEPDARLRVGASVELQGLGPLFNGTYYVSETHTLFDGANGLRTAFAGERPGLGRP
- a CDS encoding phage baseplate assembly protein V, which codes for MFEGLVLEQALAPRGPTGLGGRWYGVFPALVIDTKDPDGQGRVKITLPWAPDSSGGRYEAWARLATLMGGSNRGSWFVPDTNDEVLVAFEGGDPRRPFVVGGLWNGSDQPPERMDGGGNNYKKVLRSRNGVKVTLDDQDGQEKLLLETPGGQKVTLKDGPGVVEIIDSNGNSVKLEVSGITVSASGKVTVNASQVAVSAGIVTVDAGMARFSGVVQADTVITNSVISASYTPGAGNIW
- a CDS encoding GPW/gp25 family protein, which codes for MPLVDPGKVFGRGISFPPRVGADGRLVWSEGEANVRESIRIILLTEPQERLRVSSTFGSGLRRFLFEPNNAATRTRIARTIEQAIAAWESRVRVDSVTVEADPEDAESAIATITYRLVATQVQERVSLSVKLAG